A single Anopheles funestus chromosome 2RL, idAnoFuneDA-416_04, whole genome shotgun sequence DNA region contains:
- the LOC125760492 gene encoding uncharacterized protein LOC125760492, whose translation MQELWLQKIGWDDPVPAHICNKWKSVTDDWKDLADFKSERYVLLPNSEIQFHIFADASEVAYGACIYARCEDQQAQVRVTLLASKSRVAPLKRVTLPRLELCAAVLAVHLHHRVRRAMKIDATESVFWSDSTVTLNWIASPPNTWKTFVANRVAEIQNYSHPRQWKHIPGTSNPADLVSRGMSAAEMLKSSMWRCGPDWLALPASNWPISNPSLATETDMETRQNDQLQNVIASKCSDLGITWHFTPPKAPHFGGLWEAAVKTAKRHLYRHLGSSRLSYEGYCTILQQIEAAMNSRPLLPLTDDPNDLAALTPAHFLIGTSMHAVPVPDYTRLKAYTLDELQSWQLLVQRFWKHWATEYLQEMQKDNKVVNRSEIVPGRLVILVDDSLPITRWPLARIVEIHPGEDQLTRVVKLKTAKGIITRPVTKICLLPVAKPSA comes from the exons ATGCAGGAGTTGTGGCTGCAGAAAATCGGGTGGGATGATCCGGTTCCTGCACATATctgcaacaaatggaaatcggTTACTGACGACTGGAAGGATTTGGCTGACTTCAAAAGTGAACGTTATGTGCTTTTACCTAACTCTGAAATACAGTTCCATATATTTGCAGACGCGTCAGAGGTTGCATATGGTGCCTGTATTTACGCTCGTTGTGAGGACCAGCAGGCACAGGTACGAGTGACTCTGCTCGCGTCGAAATCTCGGGTGGCTCCACTGAAACGTGTTACGTTACCGAGATTGGAGCTTTGCGCAGCCGTGCTAGCAGTACATCTGCATCATCGTGTTCGACGGGCGATGAAAATCGATGCGACCGAATCGGTTTTCTGGTCGGATTCAACTGTGACGCTAAACTGGATTGCGTCTCCACCCAACACCTGGAAAACATTCGTGGCGAATCGTGTTGCTGAGATCCAGAATTATTCGCATCCCCGACAATGGAAGCACATTCCCGGTACATCGAATCCTGCAGACCTGGTGTCCCGAGGGATGTCCGCAGCTGAGATGCTGAAAAGTTCGATGTGGCGTTGTGGTCCCGATTGGTTGGCTTTACCTGCCTCTAACTGGCCTATTTCGAATCCATCACTGGCTACTGAAACGGATATGGAAACTCGTCAG aACGATCAGCTACAAAACGTCATCGCATCCAAATGTTCCGACTTGGGTATCACTTGGCACTTTACCCCACCTAAGGCCCCACATTTCGGTGGATTGTGGGAAGCCGCGGTAAAGACGGCCAAACGACATCTCTATCGGCACCTAGGCAGTTCGAGGCTGTCGTATGAAGGGTACTGCACCATTCTGCAGCAGATAGAAGCGGCAATGAACTCGCGTCCTTTGTTGCCGCTGACGGATGACCCGAATGATCTGGCGGCGCTTACTCCTGCGCACTTCCTTATTGGCACGTCGATGCATGCGGTGCCTGTTCCCGACTACACCCGCTTGAAGGCCTACACGTTAGACGAATTGCAGAGCTGGCAATTGCTTGTTCAACGCTTCTGGAAGCATTGGGCAACAGAATATCTGCAGGAGATGCAGAAGGATAACAAGGTGGTGAATCGTAGTGAGATAGTACCTGGCAGACTGGTCATCCTAGTGGACGATTCGCTTCCCATCACCCGATGGCCCCTCGCACGCATTGTCGAAATACATCCCGGAGAGGATCAGCTTACGCGTGTAGTGAAGCTGAAAACGGCGAAAGGTATAATTACGCGTCCAGTAACTAAAATTTGTCTGTTACCTGTTGCGAAGCCGTCTGCTTAG